In Gammaproteobacteria bacterium, a single window of DNA contains:
- a CDS encoding zinc-binding dehydrogenase, producing MLQVNIHGPDDVRLDAAREARAGADDIVVRTAACGICGSDVGYVEMGGMPVATAGPMALGHEFSGTVVELGERVEGIHAGMRIVVDPMSADNIGNGGPEGAFTPRLVVRNARLGVNVHAIPQTMSFERAALVEPLSVAMHAVNTGLPTPADKVVIFGAGCIGLGAIVALRHKGVRDIAVVDLSDERLRRAAELGANTCINGVRDNTFERLSGAHGHADLYGMPTVGSTLFIDAAGVTPVFEEIVRIAPVGARVVVVGLHKKPAPLDLQLLLMKELAIKGSIGYPREFPEVIGMLSDTALDVDPIISHRFPFPQFMAALAMARDTTHSAKVMVTFDV from the coding sequence ATGTTGCAGGTAAACATCCATGGCCCCGACGATGTGCGTCTCGACGCCGCGCGCGAGGCTCGGGCAGGTGCCGACGATATCGTGGTGCGCACCGCGGCTTGCGGCATCTGCGGCAGCGACGTCGGCTACGTGGAAATGGGCGGCATGCCAGTAGCGACCGCGGGCCCGATGGCGCTTGGCCATGAATTCTCCGGCACCGTGGTGGAGCTTGGCGAGCGGGTGGAGGGAATCCACGCCGGCATGCGCATCGTGGTCGATCCGATGAGCGCCGACAATATCGGCAATGGCGGCCCGGAAGGAGCCTTCACCCCGCGCCTGGTGGTACGCAACGCCCGGCTGGGCGTGAATGTGCACGCGATCCCCCAAACCATGTCGTTCGAACGCGCGGCCCTGGTCGAGCCGCTGTCAGTCGCGATGCACGCGGTCAACACCGGTCTGCCCACACCTGCCGACAAGGTGGTGATCTTCGGCGCCGGCTGCATCGGGCTCGGCGCAATCGTGGCGCTGCGCCACAAGGGTGTGCGCGATATCGCGGTGGTGGACCTGTCCGATGAACGGTTGCGCCGAGCCGCCGAACTCGGTGCCAACACGTGCATAAACGGTGTCCGCGACAACACCTTCGAGCGACTTTCCGGCGCCCACGGACACGCCGATCTGTACGGCATGCCGACCGTGGGCAGCACGCTGTTCATCGACGCGGCGGGTGTCACTCCGGTATTCGAGGAAATCGTGCGCATTGCTCCTGTCGGGGCGCGCGTGGTCGTGGTCGGACTGCACAAGAAGCCCGCGCCGCTCGATCTGCAGTTGCTGCTGATGAAGGAACTCGCGATCAAGGGATCGATCGGCTATCCGCGGGAATTTCCCGAGGTGATCGGGATGCTCTCGGATACCGCCCTCGATGTCGATCCGATCATCAGCCATCGCTTCCCGTTCCCGCAGTTCATGGCGGCCCTGGCGATGGCACGCGACACCACGCATTCGGCCAAGGTGATGGTGACGTTCGACGTTTAG
- a CDS encoding sulfotransferase: MSEIIRLDDLCNPRLSAPQSAAIAATRNLVVELSEQAVLDAARARTGLADFGPEDFRTRLRLLVDEWGADTGMIPLQRLTLSNYLVRYASNRLLLQDLWNRHPEILDTEIRQPIIVAGLPRSGTTHLVNLLATDRRFRSLPLWESYEPLPLPGEAPLADGTDPRYRRCMEAWEGMQAILPRLAAMHPMHPDHIHEELELMGPDFASYNFEWLSPSPRWRDHYYASDQTPHYRYMRNVLKTLQHLHGPDRWVLKCPQHLEQLPVLRSVFPDATVVITHRDPVAVIQSSVTMVAYGERMRREHVDTEALIRYWSDRVEHMLRACVRDRPVWPATQSLDVPFHCFMADELETVERIHALAGSGMPEDIRAGLLNYLEQHPRGKDGRVVYDLKGDFGVDPARLRARFDFYFKAFPEVRADA, translated from the coding sequence ATGAGCGAAATCATACGCCTGGACGATTTGTGCAATCCGCGCCTGAGCGCGCCCCAGAGCGCGGCGATCGCTGCCACCCGCAACCTCGTGGTCGAACTGAGCGAGCAGGCGGTGCTGGACGCAGCGCGCGCGCGAACCGGACTCGCGGACTTCGGTCCGGAGGATTTCCGCACCCGCCTCCGCCTGCTCGTCGACGAATGGGGCGCCGATACCGGAATGATTCCGCTGCAGCGCCTGACTCTCAGCAACTACCTGGTGCGCTATGCCAGCAACCGCCTCCTGTTGCAGGACCTGTGGAACCGTCATCCGGAAATCCTCGACACCGAGATCCGCCAGCCGATCATCGTCGCGGGTCTGCCCCGCTCGGGCACCACCCACCTGGTCAATCTGCTGGCCACCGACCGGCGTTTTCGCTCGCTGCCGTTGTGGGAATCCTACGAGCCGCTGCCGCTGCCCGGTGAAGCACCGCTCGCCGACGGTACCGACCCCCGCTACCGGCGCTGCATGGAGGCGTGGGAGGGCATGCAGGCGATATTGCCGCGCCTCGCCGCGATGCATCCGATGCACCCCGATCATATCCACGAGGAACTCGAATTGATGGGGCCCGATTTCGCGTCCTACAACTTCGAATGGCTGAGTCCCTCCCCGCGCTGGCGCGATCATTACTACGCGAGCGACCAGACCCCGCATTACCGCTATATGCGCAACGTGCTGAAAACGCTGCAGCATTTGCACGGCCCGGATCGCTGGGTACTCAAGTGCCCGCAGCATCTCGAGCAGTTGCCGGTGCTGCGCTCGGTTTTTCCCGATGCCACGGTGGTGATCACGCACCGCGATCCGGTCGCGGTGATCCAGTCATCGGTCACCATGGTCGCCTATGGAGAGCGCATGCGCCGCGAACACGTCGATACAGAAGCCTTGATCCGCTACTGGAGCGATCGGGTGGAGCATATGCTGCGCGCCTGTGTGCGTGATCGCCCCGTGTGGCCCGCCACTCAAAGCCTCGATGTCCCGTTCCACTGCTTCATGGCCGATGAACTGGAGACGGTAGAGCGCATCCACGCGCTCGCCGGCAGTGGCATGCCCGAAGATATCCGCGCCGGGCTGCTGAATTATCTCGAGCAGCACCCGCGCGGCAAGGACGGTCGGGTAGTCTACGATCTGAAAGGCGATTTCGGCGTCGATCCGGCCAGGCTGCGCGCGCGTTTCGATTTCTATTTCAAGGCCTTCCCCGAGGTGCGTGCGGACGCCTGA
- a CDS encoding GFA family protein, with protein MKIHLGGCHCGAVRFEVEASARVTVTECNCSICRMTGFQHLIVPAARFRLLSDPALLESYSFGTGVARHLFCKHCGIKSFYVPRSNPDGFSVNLRCLDEGSVESVRIVPFDGCHWEQHAQELAHLSKDG; from the coding sequence ATGAAAATACACTTGGGCGGATGTCATTGCGGCGCGGTGCGCTTCGAGGTCGAGGCGTCTGCGCGGGTGACGGTGACCGAGTGCAACTGTTCGATCTGCCGGATGACCGGCTTTCAGCACCTGATCGTGCCGGCGGCGCGCTTTCGCCTGCTGTCGGATCCCGCGCTGCTGGAAAGTTACAGCTTTGGTACCGGTGTGGCCAGACACCTGTTCTGCAAACACTGCGGCATCAAATCGTTTTACGTGCCGCGTTCGAATCCCGACGGATTCAGCGTCAACCTGCGTTGCCTCGACGAGGGCAGCGTGGAGTCGGTCAGGATCGTGCCCTTCGACGGGTGTCACTGGGAGCAGCATGCGCAGGAACTCGCGCACCTGAGCAAGGACGGATGA
- a CDS encoding GNAT family N-acetyltransferase, with product MSAITLRPCTANDVDIAVPLIHDSGPIAFRYVFSQDHEAQSLEFLRSAFVKGSGQFGCANHLAVERDGAMVAVAASWDARANLRHTLIAARQILGFYGLAGVGVIGRGIRMERVVKPAVAGVAYLGHLTVAPECRGQGIGREMLGQLLQRARAAGHVRAALDVAVSNPRARALYQGLGFRVLDTRRSRLVGRWGSVVDHEYMECDLARSSLDARGASP from the coding sequence ATGAGCGCGATCACGCTGCGACCCTGCACCGCGAACGATGTGGATATCGCGGTGCCGCTGATCCACGACTCCGGTCCGATCGCGTTTCGCTACGTTTTCTCGCAGGACCACGAAGCGCAGTCTCTCGAATTCCTCCGCTCGGCGTTCGTGAAGGGCTCCGGGCAGTTCGGTTGCGCCAATCACCTCGCGGTGGAGCGTGATGGCGCCATGGTTGCCGTGGCGGCGTCGTGGGATGCGCGCGCCAACCTGCGCCACACCCTGATCGCCGCACGCCAGATCCTCGGCTTTTACGGCCTCGCTGGCGTGGGGGTGATCGGACGCGGCATCCGCATGGAGCGTGTGGTCAAACCTGCCGTGGCGGGAGTGGCTTATCTCGGGCACCTGACGGTCGCGCCTGAATGCCGCGGCCAGGGCATCGGGCGCGAAATGCTCGGGCAATTGCTGCAGCGCGCGCGCGCTGCCGGTCATGTGCGCGCGGCACTCGATGTGGCGGTGAGCAATCCGCGCGCCCGCGCGCTCTACCAGGGGCTCGGGTTTCGGGTGCTCGACACACGCCGGTCCCGCCTGGTCGGGCGCTGGGGCAGCGTGGTGGATCACGAGTACATGGAATGCGATCTTGCGCGGTCCAGCCTGGATGCGCGTGGAGCGTCGCCGTGA
- a CDS encoding NAD(P)/FAD-dependent oxidoreductase, protein MEDFDVCVIGAGYGGATVAALLAHAGWRVALVEKTARAGGKTQTTERKGYHFEMFGAVGIPAHNSRFHELVELLGLGDRVHFVVPEGNAASVRYKATDGEWRTMYAPLIASGSAGEMESLKRVYGVNDVELGALAAFYVALFAVDDAALAELENTGMLGWMAQFDLAAPLLSQICMNLNTLFVVPVNRLAASEAIPVLRAQALGGAGRYHMGGYGRVAEACADYVTAHGGAYFTKRRVRRIVIENGRTSGVETDDGVIRARVVVSNAGIQPTVLDLAGAASFPPEYVQRVERLEPSWAIAGYRYVLDARVFDAALIPVFSDQSWLDDERFARMERGEWPDVPLIAIDVASEFDASLVPVPGHQVANCQVFCSADPRSTMWEEAIRRADDILNELWPELKNHILRKEPYGPKQVSGMSRDSAVPGAGGEAVGIAQVVGQVGRDKPAARTPLPGLYLVGCDAGGSGSGTHQAVDSGFRVAQMIDADLRA, encoded by the coding sequence GTGGAAGATTTTGATGTTTGCGTGATCGGCGCGGGTTATGGCGGAGCAACGGTTGCCGCCTTGCTGGCACATGCGGGCTGGCGCGTCGCGCTGGTCGAGAAAACGGCGCGGGCGGGCGGCAAGACCCAGACCACCGAGCGCAAGGGATATCACTTCGAGATGTTCGGGGCGGTGGGCATTCCGGCGCACAATTCGCGCTTCCACGAATTGGTGGAACTGCTCGGGCTGGGCGACAGGGTGCACTTCGTGGTGCCCGAGGGCAATGCCGCCTCGGTGCGCTACAAGGCGACCGATGGCGAGTGGCGCACGATGTACGCACCGCTGATCGCCAGTGGCAGCGCCGGGGAAATGGAGAGCCTGAAGCGCGTGTACGGGGTGAATGATGTCGAGTTGGGAGCGCTGGCGGCGTTTTACGTTGCGCTGTTCGCGGTGGATGATGCGGCGCTCGCCGAACTCGAGAACACCGGGATGCTTGGCTGGATGGCGCAGTTCGATCTTGCCGCGCCGCTGCTGAGCCAGATCTGCATGAACCTGAATACCCTGTTCGTGGTGCCGGTGAACCGGCTCGCGGCCTCGGAGGCGATCCCGGTGCTGCGCGCCCAGGCGCTGGGTGGCGCGGGGCGCTACCACATGGGCGGTTACGGCCGCGTGGCCGAGGCCTGCGCGGATTATGTGACGGCGCATGGCGGTGCCTACTTCACCAAGCGGCGGGTGCGGCGAATCGTGATCGAGAACGGTCGCACCAGCGGCGTCGAAACCGATGACGGTGTGATCCGGGCGCGCGTGGTGGTCTCCAATGCGGGCATCCAGCCGACGGTCCTCGATCTCGCGGGTGCGGCCAGCTTCCCGCCGGAGTACGTGCAGCGAGTCGAGCGGCTCGAGCCGAGCTGGGCGATTGCCGGATATCGCTACGTGCTGGATGCGCGGGTGTTCGATGCGGCACTGATCCCGGTGTTTTCCGACCAGAGCTGGCTCGATGACGAGCGCTTCGCGCGGATGGAACGTGGTGAGTGGCCCGATGTTCCGTTGATCGCGATCGACGTGGCATCCGAGTTCGACGCCTCGCTGGTCCCGGTGCCGGGGCACCAGGTGGCGAACTGCCAGGTGTTCTGCTCTGCCGATCCCCGGTCCACGATGTGGGAGGAAGCGATCCGGCGGGCCGATGACATCCTGAACGAGCTATGGCCCGAACTGAAGAACCACATTCTGCGCAAGGAGCCCTACGGGCCAAAGCAGGTGTCGGGAATGAGCCGTGATTCAGCCGTACCCGGGGCCGGCGGCGAGGCGGTGGGCATCGCCCAGGTGGTGGGGCAGGTGGGACGCGACAAGCCTGCGGCGCGTACGCCGTTGCCGGGCCTGTACCTGGTCGGGTGCGATGCCGGAGGCAGCGGCTCCGGAACCCACCAGGCGGTGGATTCCGGATTCCGTGTTGCGCAGATGATCGACGCGGATCTGCGGGCCTGA
- a CDS encoding NADP-dependent malic enzyme yields the protein MEDSFRESSIRYHTDPAPGKLAIVPTKPLANKRDLARAYSPGVAYACELIEKDPNEAANVTIRGNLVAVVTNGTAVLGLGDIGPLAAKPVMEGKAVLFKKFADIDVFDIEIDEKNVDKLVDIIAALEPTFGGINLEDIKAPECFLVEQKLRERMKIPVFHDDQHGTAIVAGAAVYNGLRIVDKQIGDVKMVVSGSGAASIACVDLLVTMGLKPEHVTLVDRSGVVYLGRTEGMNPWKQKYARETPLRTLDEAMDGADIFMGLSGPGVLKAESVRKMAPHPLILAMANPTPEIMPEEALAARPDAILATGRSDYPNQVNNVLCFPFMFRGALDCGASTINDAMKAACVKAIAGLAEKEVPNEVMLAYAGETLKFGPEYLIPKPFDPRLIEDVPLAVVKAAMESGVATRPIEDLEAYRRKLHEFVNRSGLFMQPFIDIARKHQARIVYAEGENEDVLLAVKSVVDEGVAQPILIGRTTEIRARMDKLSMHLEIGRDVLVVDPQEADTNPRYWECYHGMVGRQGVSVAAARMAMRSNASALATVLVELGEADGMICGKVGVFADHLRTVRGAFGPGDPAQHVSSLCALLLPSGPLFLTDAFLTPDPSEEQIIQTTLASIDLVRHFGVTPKVALLAHSNFGTSQYPSALKMRSAARVLREAHPEVEIDGEMHAYTAMNEQLRKTIFPDANLSGSANLLVMPNLDAANIALGIIRSLTDALLIGPFFTGFSKPAHVVIPSVSPRGIFNMSAFTSAEIHRQREQQS from the coding sequence ATGGAAGACTCGTTCCGCGAGAGTTCGATCCGCTACCACACCGACCCCGCACCGGGGAAACTGGCCATCGTTCCGACCAAGCCGCTGGCGAACAAGCGCGACCTGGCGCGCGCGTACTCGCCGGGCGTGGCCTATGCCTGCGAGCTGATCGAGAAGGATCCCAACGAAGCCGCCAACGTCACTATCCGCGGCAACCTGGTGGCGGTGGTGACGAATGGCACCGCGGTGCTCGGGCTCGGTGATATCGGGCCGCTCGCCGCCAAGCCGGTCATGGAAGGCAAGGCCGTGCTGTTCAAGAAATTCGCCGACATCGATGTATTCGACATCGAGATCGACGAAAAGAACGTAGACAAGCTGGTCGATATCATCGCCGCGCTGGAACCCACCTTCGGCGGGATCAACCTGGAGGACATCAAGGCGCCGGAGTGCTTCCTGGTCGAGCAGAAACTGCGCGAGCGGATGAAGATCCCGGTATTCCACGATGACCAGCATGGCACCGCGATTGTCGCCGGGGCGGCGGTCTACAACGGACTGCGCATCGTCGACAAGCAGATCGGCGACGTGAAGATGGTGGTTTCGGGCAGCGGCGCCGCCAGTATCGCCTGCGTCGACCTGCTGGTCACGATGGGGCTCAAGCCGGAACACGTCACTCTGGTGGATCGCTCCGGCGTCGTCTATCTCGGGCGCACCGAGGGCATGAACCCGTGGAAGCAGAAGTACGCGCGCGAAACCCCCCTGCGCACGCTCGACGAGGCGATGGATGGCGCGGATATCTTCATGGGCCTGTCGGGCCCGGGCGTGCTGAAAGCCGAATCCGTCAGGAAGATGGCGCCCCATCCGCTGATCCTCGCGATGGCCAATCCCACCCCGGAGATCATGCCCGAGGAAGCCCTGGCGGCGCGTCCCGACGCAATACTGGCCACGGGACGATCGGATTATCCGAACCAGGTAAACAACGTGCTGTGTTTTCCGTTCATGTTCCGCGGCGCGCTCGATTGCGGCGCGAGCACCATCAACGATGCGATGAAGGCCGCTTGCGTCAAGGCGATCGCCGGACTCGCCGAGAAGGAGGTACCGAACGAAGTCATGCTGGCCTACGCCGGCGAAACGCTGAAATTCGGCCCCGAGTACCTGATTCCGAAGCCCTTCGACCCGCGCCTGATCGAGGACGTACCACTTGCGGTGGTTAAAGCGGCGATGGAGAGCGGTGTCGCAACCCGCCCGATCGAGGATCTGGAAGCCTACCGCCGCAAGCTCCACGAATTCGTGAATCGTTCCGGGCTGTTCATGCAGCCTTTCATCGACATCGCGCGCAAGCACCAGGCACGCATCGTCTACGCCGAAGGCGAAAACGAGGACGTGTTGCTGGCGGTCAAATCGGTCGTGGACGAAGGCGTTGCCCAGCCGATTCTCATCGGGCGTACGACCGAGATCCGCGCACGTATGGACAAGCTGTCGATGCATCTCGAGATCGGCCGCGACGTGCTCGTCGTCGATCCGCAGGAAGCCGACACCAACCCGCGCTACTGGGAGTGTTATCACGGCATGGTCGGGCGCCAGGGCGTGTCGGTTGCCGCGGCCAGGATGGCGATGCGATCGAATGCCTCCGCGCTGGCGACGGTGCTGGTCGAACTGGGCGAGGCCGACGGCATGATCTGCGGCAAGGTCGGGGTGTTCGCGGATCATCTGCGCACGGTGCGCGGTGCGTTCGGACCGGGCGATCCCGCACAGCACGTGTCATCGTTGTGCGCGCTGCTGTTGCCGAGCGGACCGTTGTTTCTGACTGATGCCTTCCTGACACCCGACCCGAGCGAGGAGCAGATCATCCAGACCACGCTCGCCAGTATCGACCTGGTACGCCATTTCGGGGTTACGCCGAAAGTCGCGCTGCTGGCACACTCGAATTTCGGCACCTCGCAGTACCCGAGTGCGCTGAAAATGCGCTCTGCCGCGCGGGTCCTGCGCGAGGCGCACCCCGAGGTGGAGATCGATGGCGAGATGCATGCCTACACCGCAATGAACGAGCAGCTGCGCAAGACCATCTTTCCGGACGCCAATCTCAGTGGCAGCGCCAATCTGCTGGTGATGCCGAACCTCGACGCGGCGAATATCGCGCTCGGAATCATCCGCTCGCTCACCGATGCCTTGCTGATCGGACCGTTCTTCACCGGCTTCAGCAAGCCCGCGCACGTGGTGATTCCCTCGGTATCGCCCCGCGGCATATTCAACATGAGCGCGTTCACCTCGGCCGAGATCCACCGCCAGCGCGAGCAGCAATCCTGA
- a CDS encoding YdbL family protein, translating into METTMRNTVKMFVALTALLWAIGVQALDVQEAKSAGWIGEQRDGYLGLVTEQAPGDIGKLLARVNQERRSSYQEIANKNQLELRAVEALAAQKAIQKTPPGQYIQGADGSWVKK; encoded by the coding sequence ATGGAGACTACCATGCGTAACACAGTCAAAATGTTCGTGGCACTGACGGCACTGCTGTGGGCGATCGGCGTGCAGGCGCTCGATGTGCAGGAAGCCAAGAGCGCGGGATGGATCGGCGAGCAGCGTGACGGTTATCTCGGTCTGGTGACGGAACAGGCACCGGGCGATATCGGCAAGTTGCTCGCCCGAGTCAACCAGGAACGGCGGAGCAGCTACCAGGAAATCGCGAACAAGAACCAGCTCGAGCTGCGCGCGGTCGAGGCGCTGGCAGCGCAGAAAGCCATTCAGAAAACCCCGCCCGGACAATATATCCAGGGCGCCGACGGCAGTTGGGTCAAAAAGTAG
- a CDS encoding YnbE family lipoprotein, translated as MNQQTLIALLTTSVVLLACTPTVKVEAPDEPITINLNVKIEHEIRVKVDRELDTLFDEDNGLF; from the coding sequence GTGAACCAGCAGACCCTGATCGCCCTCCTCACCACCAGCGTGGTTCTGCTCGCCTGCACCCCCACGGTCAAGGTCGAGGCACCCGACGAGCCCATAACCATCAACCTCAACGTGAAGATCGAGCACGAGATCCGCGTCAAGGTCGATCGCGAACTCGACACCCTGTTCGACGAGGACAACGGTCTGTTCTAG
- a CDS encoding YdbH domain-containing protein: MLKHRIRTILSLLLLCLALLMAATAMWLNRHPETLLGMLNRQLPAGMVVHEVRGLRVSAFGGELALLSAEQDGHALKLGATRWRWSIEHWWPLTLAPQSIETGQLELRLAATDPANASLTPLPRFWNSEWWPRIAGMHAQASHFSIADADGAPLIEGSIDFEHGAASGNALLRAPGSPAVSLQWEADTGSAQQPAWQLTWQSGAPLAASGTLTILANDSGADWRFTLQAAEITLRDQQLRELEIRAAGSSDLFAARTALAQATLQASGKLATADGAASWHCEARLEVLSTGVSSATVDSCTASSGNTGLILGAPLTLHLDADFNPQTLRFDSGALHIEDAAWQEWHLDTLHADIAAAAVWAGGDTPLLAPPLRFSAQLANSTLATTIDAEGAIDNASWQNGRWEGALNAVLHANYRKHEVAPLALLLNASGNSAALTARGQLDTKAIGRLLDFSVTHDNTKSTTRARATLDTDPWKWGEGLLGTLLGPRQTLFGGDLQAARVRATLRLDQAPGHLRMRADGEATRMFAMVSGIGIAGLDITPFSVDYRDGAMAAFAPLEARIDSVNAGITLNRLHGRLEHAPDGWRLNQVGGEVLGGSFELSDTGPLDADPLAATLTLKAIDMERIARLLDNPDLSFSGSVGGSLPLKLSAGKLTVEAGRVASEHGGVIRYRPAAGSAAEPAELVTARKALSNLQFDAIEATLDYAADGKLSLQTALRGRNPELDATRPVHLNLTVETNLRTLLQGLRAGNRVTEWLDKRVADPKR, translated from the coding sequence ATGCTCAAACATCGCATCCGAACCATACTGTCATTGTTGCTGTTGTGCCTCGCGCTGCTGATGGCGGCAACCGCGATGTGGCTCAACCGTCACCCGGAAACGCTGCTGGGCATGCTGAACCGGCAGTTGCCCGCGGGCATGGTGGTGCACGAGGTACGCGGGTTGCGGGTTTCGGCATTCGGCGGTGAACTCGCTTTGCTGTCCGCAGAACAGGATGGCCACGCGCTGAAACTGGGTGCCACACGCTGGCGCTGGAGCATCGAGCACTGGTGGCCGCTGACGCTGGCGCCACAATCGATCGAAACCGGGCAACTCGAATTGCGCCTCGCGGCCACGGACCCCGCGAACGCCAGCCTCACGCCGCTGCCACGCTTCTGGAACAGCGAGTGGTGGCCGCGCATCGCGGGCATGCACGCGCAGGCCAGCCATTTCTCCATTGCTGACGCCGACGGCGCGCCGCTGATCGAAGGGAGCATCGACTTCGAGCACGGCGCCGCCAGCGGCAACGCGCTGTTGCGCGCGCCTGGCTCACCGGCGGTGTCGCTGCAATGGGAGGCGGACACCGGTTCCGCGCAGCAACCGGCGTGGCAATTGACATGGCAAAGCGGCGCCCCGCTTGCGGCATCCGGAACGCTGACGATTCTCGCCAATGACAGCGGCGCCGACTGGCGCTTCACGCTGCAGGCGGCGGAAATCACCCTGCGCGATCAACAGCTGCGCGAGCTCGAGATCCGCGCTGCCGGCAGCAGCGATCTGTTCGCTGCCCGAACCGCACTGGCGCAGGCCACGCTGCAGGCGAGTGGCAAGCTCGCAACCGCGGACGGCGCGGCAAGCTGGCATTGCGAGGCCAGGCTCGAGGTTCTTTCCACGGGAGTCTCGAGTGCTACCGTTGACAGCTGCACCGCGAGCTCCGGTAACACCGGACTGATACTGGGGGCCCCGCTGACGCTGCATCTCGATGCCGATTTCAACCCGCAAACACTGCGCTTCGACAGCGGAGCGCTGCACATCGAAGACGCGGCCTGGCAGGAGTGGCACCTGGACACCCTGCACGCGGATATCGCGGCGGCCGCCGTCTGGGCCGGCGGTGATACCCCGTTGCTCGCCCCACCGCTGCGCTTCAGCGCGCAGCTCGCCAACAGCACGCTCGCCACCACGATCGACGCCGAGGGTGCAATCGACAACGCATCCTGGCAGAACGGTCGCTGGGAAGGCGCACTGAACGCGGTGCTGCATGCCAATTACCGCAAGCACGAGGTTGCGCCTCTCGCCCTGCTGCTGAACGCAAGCGGGAACAGCGCGGCGCTCACCGCACGCGGCCAGCTCGACACGAAGGCAATCGGCCGGCTGCTGGATTTCAGCGTCACCCATGACAACACGAAATCCACCACCCGTGCCCGCGCCACGCTCGATACGGACCCATGGAAATGGGGTGAGGGCTTGCTGGGCACGCTGCTCGGCCCACGGCAGACACTGTTTGGCGGCGACCTGCAGGCTGCCAGGGTGCGCGCCACGCTGCGTCTCGACCAGGCCCCCGGGCACCTGCGAATGCGCGCCGATGGCGAGGCCACGCGCATGTTCGCGATGGTATCGGGCATCGGTATTGCAGGCCTCGATATCACGCCGTTCAGCGTGGATTACCGTGATGGAGCAATGGCGGCATTCGCCCCGCTCGAGGCGCGCATCGACAGCGTCAACGCCGGTATCACGCTCAACCGCCTGCACGGCCGACTCGAGCACGCGCCGGACGGCTGGCGGCTGAACCAGGTCGGCGGCGAAGTGCTCGGCGGCAGCTTCGAGCTGTCCGATACCGGGCCGCTGGATGCCGATCCACTGGCCGCAACGCTGACCCTGAAGGCCATCGACATGGAGCGCATCGCCCGCCTGCTCGACAATCCGGATCTGAGCTTCAGTGGCTCCGTGGGTGGCAGCCTCCCGCTCAAGTTGAGCGCTGGCAAGCTGACCGTCGAGGCCGGCCGGGTCGCGAGCGAGCACGGTGGCGTGATCCGTTACCGCCCGGCTGCGGGCAGTGCCGCGGAACCGGCCGAACTGGTCACGGCGCGCAAGGCGCTCTCGAACCTGCAGTTCGATGCAATCGAGGCAACGCTCGACTACGCAGCCGATGGCAAGCTCTCCCTGCAGACCGCGTTGCGCGGACGCAATCCCGAACTCGACGCCACGCGACCGGTGCATCTGAATTTGACAGTCGAGACCAACTTGCGCACCCTGTTGCAAGGCCTGCGCGCCGGCAACCGGGTAACCGAGTGGCTGGACAAGCGCGTCGCGGATCCCAAACGCTGA
- a CDS encoding SMP-30/gluconolactonase/LRE family protein, whose amino-acid sequence MDYQARTLASGFAFPEGPRWREGYLWFADQHDGLVRCLSPVGAVIEVFRLPGNPSGIGWLPDGDMLVVSMHERRLYRRTSGALVVHAELGVVHAHHSNDMVVDGQGRAYVGNIGFDFHGGEEVRSTAMALVLPDGTVELAADGLACPNGTVITPDGRTLIVAESLASRLTAFTIDEAGRLADRRVFAELAEAGVPDGICLDAEGGVWAALPYARAAVRVCQGGAITDRVPVEGALPYACMLGGDDRRDLYLCVAPDHDPAKTLELRGGRIDVARVAVPGAGWP is encoded by the coding sequence ATGGACTACCAGGCACGAACGCTGGCCAGCGGTTTTGCATTTCCGGAGGGGCCGCGCTGGCGCGAGGGGTATTTGTGGTTTGCGGATCAGCACGATGGACTGGTGCGCTGTCTGTCGCCTGTTGGCGCCGTGATCGAGGTGTTCCGCCTGCCGGGAAATCCCTCGGGCATCGGCTGGTTGCCCGATGGTGACATGCTGGTGGTGTCCATGCATGAGCGGCGTCTCTATCGCCGCACTTCCGGAGCGCTCGTGGTGCATGCCGAACTGGGCGTGGTGCACGCGCACCACAGCAACGATATGGTGGTCGATGGGCAGGGGCGCGCCTATGTGGGCAATATCGGTTTCGATTTTCATGGCGGAGAAGAAGTACGCAGTACGGCGATGGCGCTGGTTCTGCCCGATGGCACGGTGGAGCTCGCGGCAGATGGGCTGGCGTGCCCCAATGGCACCGTGATCACGCCCGACGGCCGCACCCTGATCGTCGCGGAGTCCCTGGCCAGTCGTCTCACCGCGTTCACCATCGACGAGGCGGGGCGTCTTGCGGACCGACGGGTGTTTGCCGAGCTGGCCGAAGCGGGTGTGCCGGACGGCATCTGTCTCGATGCCGAGGGTGGTGTGTGGGCCGCGCTGCCCTATGCCCGGGCAGCGGTGCGGGTATGCCAGGGCGGAGCGATCACGGACCGGGTGCCGGTCGAGGGTGCGCTGCCCTACGCCTGTATGCTGGGCGGCGATGATCGGCGCGATCTCTACCTCTGCGTTGCGCCCGATCACGATCCCGCAAAAACGCTGGAGTTGCGTGGCGGGCGCATCGATGTGGCCCGCGTCGCGGTGCCGGGCGCCGGTTGGCCGTGA